One Gadus morhua chromosome 1, gadMor3.0, whole genome shotgun sequence DNA segment encodes these proteins:
- the LOC115539413 gene encoding formin-like protein 20, whose protein sequence is MVHGQAAHRPDYTRVSECVALKLFKEFKEGRNRPKDPKGRTFPIPQAIVMTYGHIKQLIEDCQQILQSTNLVLVTINNTTVSSWLQDRQKRADRDSLLQGVELPQQVHVAEESLLEALDLPSEPVPHGHADLEFEEPDNREGEAVIRRRRRKTQVSSEDAGGDDAWTVPFPSSSDLAYCEERQHPAPVSQSQSWYPYQPPSAPASQSRGWSPYQLPPTPESQYQAWASYQRPPASHSQGWSGPSYQPPPPPPAAHFQSWSSNLPPPPPPAAHSQGSYQLPPVPDSPPQDGPSNQPDPASHNRYREWRLQKAAFEDQERAMRGEPPKKRQSKESYHYQCKMCGKAKSKLTGHTQLRGKWYCPASGKTIEKWKSSL, encoded by the exons ATGGTTCATGGCCAGGCTGCCCATAGACCCGATTACACCAGGGTCTCTGAGTGTGTTGCACTGAAGCTTTTCAAGGAGTTCAAGGAAGGCAGAAATAGACCAAAAGACCCTAAGGGGAGGACATTTCCAATTCCTCAGGCTATTGTTATGACGTATGGTcatattaaacaattaattgaGGATTGCCAACAAATCCTGCAAAGCACCAACCTGGTACTGGTGACCATAAATAATACAACAGTCTCTTCTTG GCTGCAGGATCGGCAGAAGAGGGCCGACCGCGATTCTCTGCTTCAAGGGGTGGAGCTTCCTCAGCAGGTCCACGTGGCCGAGGAATCCCTCCTGGAGGCCCTGGATCTACCATCTGAGCCTGTTCCACATGGGCATGCAGATCTGGAGTTCGAGGAACCTGACAACCGTGAGGGTGAGGCGGTGATTCGGCGACGCCGACGCAAAACTCAGGTTTCCAGCGAAGACGCTGGAGGAGATGATGCTTGGACTGTTCCTTTCCCCTCTTCATCTGACCTAGCCTATTGTGAGGAGCGTCAACACCCAGCTCCTGTGTCTCAATCACAGAGCTGGTACCCATACCAACCACCTTCAGCTCCAGCGTCTCAATCTCGTGGCTGGTCCCCATACCAGCTGCCTCCAACACCGGAGTCTCAGTATCAGGCCTGGGCCTCTTACCAACGGCCTCCAGCCTCTCACTCTCAGGGCTGGTCGGGGCCCTCATAccagccgccgccaccaccaccagcagcccaCTTTCAGAGCTGGTCCTCAAAcctgccgccaccaccacctccagcagctcACTCTCAGGGCTCTTACCAGCTGCCACCAGTGCCAGATTCTCCACCTCAGGACGGACCTTCTAACCAGCCAGATCCAGCGTCTCACAATCGCTACCGGGAATGGAGGTTACAAAAGGCAGCCTTTGAGGATCAGGAGCGAGCGATGAGGGGTGAGCCCCCGAAGAAGCGTCAAAGTAAGGAAAGCTACCACTACCAATGCAAAATGTGTGGTAAGGCGAAAAGCAAACTTACTGGCCACACACAGCTACGGGGGAAATGGTACTGTCCAGCATCTGGAAAGACCATTGAAAAGTGGAAAAGCTCCTTGTAA